The following proteins are encoded in a genomic region of Gossypium hirsutum isolate 1008001.06 chromosome D05, Gossypium_hirsutum_v2.1, whole genome shotgun sequence:
- the LOC107903207 gene encoding cysteine-rich and transmembrane domain-containing protein WIH2, producing the protein MSYYNRQQAAVAYPPPPTSYPSAAPGQAYPPPMAQPYYPPQVQGPYVVPPPVAYPMKGEVPPPPKRRGSGFCRGCCAALCCCCLLDCCCF; encoded by the exons ATGAGTTACTACAATCGACAACAAGCAGCAG TGGCATATCCTCCACCTCCAACTTCATATCCTTCGGCGGCGCCAGGGCAAGCTTATCCTCCTCCTATGGCTCAACCATACTATCCTCCTCAAGTCCAGGGTCCATATGTTGTTCCACCGCCTGTAGCTTACCCCATGAAAGGTGAAGTACCCCCACCGCCTAAGCGTAGGGGAAGTGGATTCTGCAGGGGATG TTGTGCTGCCTTGTGTTGCTGCTGCCTCCTAGATTGTTGCTGCTTTTGA